A stretch of the Sulfurospirillum tamanense genome encodes the following:
- a CDS encoding YifB family Mg chelatase-like AAA ATPase translates to MKRLGCATLDANTAHVVEVESAFVRALPGFSIVGLPSQAIQESKDRIKSALLGVGFAFPAQKITINLSPSDLRKEGSHFDLGVALLIALQKERVDFGAFFVFGELGLDGAVKSTATLFSLLLSLASVVENAKVLVPLSIASRASQIPGLHVYGVETLHEALVFFQDPSTQENALHVNTHPLFGAPVWIAGAPYVHNTHYPLDFADIKGQERAKRAALIAAAGMHNILFEGSPGCGKSMSAKRLRYILPPMSVAEVLETTAHRSLDGEDAEFEPLRPFRSPHHTSSRPSIFGGGSGQAKIGEVALAHHGILFFDEFPHFTKQVLESLREPLEDAKVLISRVNTKVTYPTKFVFVAAQNPCPCGHRFSLAKPCRCSEVEIARYKARLSGPLLDRIDLYVQMDEERGSASVSSETLHQSVLEAFIRQKERGQQELNGKLNDQELTRVCTLAPEAKVVLEKAASRYGLSHRAINKTLKVARTIADLEGSGELMEAHILEALSFRQR, encoded by the coding sequence GTGAAACGCCTTGGGTGTGCCACGCTAGACGCCAACACTGCCCATGTGGTGGAGGTGGAATCTGCTTTCGTGCGCGCCCTGCCTGGGTTTTCCATCGTAGGGCTTCCTTCCCAAGCCATTCAAGAGAGTAAAGACCGCATCAAATCCGCGCTTTTGGGTGTGGGCTTTGCCTTCCCCGCACAAAAAATTACCATCAACCTTTCGCCTTCGGATTTGCGCAAAGAAGGGAGCCATTTTGACTTAGGCGTGGCCTTGCTGATTGCTTTGCAAAAAGAGCGGGTTGATTTTGGCGCGTTTTTTGTCTTTGGAGAGCTGGGGCTCGATGGCGCGGTAAAATCTACAGCAACCTTGTTTTCATTGCTACTTTCTCTCGCGTCTGTGGTGGAAAATGCAAAGGTCTTGGTGCCTTTAAGCATCGCTTCACGCGCTTCACAAATCCCAGGACTCCATGTGTACGGCGTAGAAACCTTACACGAGGCTCTGGTGTTTTTTCAAGACCCAAGCACTCAAGAAAATGCCTTACATGTAAACACCCATCCGCTTTTTGGCGCGCCCGTGTGGATCGCAGGAGCGCCTTATGTGCACAACACTCATTACCCCTTGGACTTTGCAGACATCAAAGGGCAAGAGCGCGCCAAACGTGCCGCACTGATCGCCGCAGCAGGGATGCACAATATCTTGTTTGAAGGAAGCCCGGGGTGTGGTAAAAGCATGAGTGCCAAGCGGTTACGTTACATCTTGCCGCCCATGAGTGTGGCTGAGGTGCTTGAGACAACAGCGCACCGTTCTTTGGATGGAGAAGACGCGGAGTTTGAACCGTTGCGCCCTTTTAGAAGCCCCCACCACACGTCCTCGCGCCCTTCGATTTTTGGGGGTGGAAGTGGTCAAGCCAAGATAGGCGAAGTGGCGTTGGCGCATCATGGGATTTTGTTTTTTGACGAATTTCCCCATTTTACGAAACAGGTACTAGAAAGTTTGCGTGAACCTTTAGAGGATGCAAAAGTACTAATTTCACGGGTTAATACCAAGGTGACTTATCCTACAAAGTTTGTGTTTGTGGCGGCCCAAAATCCCTGCCCATGTGGGCATCGCTTTAGTTTGGCAAAGCCGTGCCGATGCTCGGAAGTCGAAATAGCCCGCTATAAAGCACGCCTTTCTGGTCCACTTTTGGACCGCATTGACTTATACGTGCAAATGGACGAAGAACGTGGAAGTGCGTCGGTTTCTTCAGAAACCTTACACCAAAGCGTGCTCGAAGCATTTATACGGCAAAAAGAGCGTGGACAACAAGAACTTAACGGTAAACTTAACGATCAAGAATTGACGCGTGTGTGTACGCTTGCTCCGGAGGCCAAAGTGGT
- the def gene encoding peptide deformylase: protein MVLEIITYPDKRLWEVSKPVEVFDGSLHALLDNMYETMLARDGIGLAAIQVAVPLNVLIINLVNEEGFQDKAELKEVINPVILEKNGTTVYKEGCLSVPEFYEEVERAKAITVRYQDRFGKVIEERLEDLWAIAMQHEMDHLAGKLFIEKISYLKRKKFDKEFKKRQREKA from the coding sequence GTGGTTTTAGAAATTATTACTTATCCTGATAAGCGCTTGTGGGAAGTCTCTAAGCCCGTGGAAGTGTTTGATGGTTCTTTGCATGCGTTACTTGATAATATGTATGAAACCATGTTGGCACGAGATGGCATCGGTCTTGCGGCCATCCAAGTAGCGGTGCCGTTGAATGTGCTCATTATTAACCTTGTCAACGAAGAGGGCTTTCAAGACAAAGCCGAGCTTAAAGAGGTCATTAATCCAGTGATTTTAGAAAAAAATGGCACCACAGTCTATAAAGAAGGGTGCTTGAGTGTGCCTGAGTTTTATGAGGAAGTGGAGCGTGCTAAGGCGATTACCGTGCGCTACCAAGACCGCTTTGGTAAGGTGATTGAAGAAAGACTGGAAGATTTGTGGGCCATTGCGATGCAACATGAGATGGACCATTTGGCGGGTAAATTGTTTATTGAAAAGATTTCCTATCTCAAGCGTAAAAAATTTGACAAAGAGTTTAAAAAACGCCAACGCGAAAAGGCGTAA